From Canis aureus isolate CA01 chromosome 7, VMU_Caureus_v.1.0, whole genome shotgun sequence, a single genomic window includes:
- the ENPP5 gene encoding ectonucleotide pyrophosphatase/phosphodiesterase family member 5 isoform X2 gives MKYGVHVKQVTNIFITKTYPNHYTLVTGLFAENHGIVANDMFDPILNKSFSLDNMTIYDSEFWEEATPIWITNQRAGHSSGAAMWPGADVKIHNSFPTHYMPYNESVSFEDRVAKIIEWFTSKEPINLGLLYWEDPDDMGHHLGPESPLMGPVISDIDNKLGYLIQMLKKEKLWNILNLIITSDHGMTQCSEERIIELDQYVDKDHYILIDQSPVAAILPKEGKFDEVYEALARAHPNLTVYKKEEIPERWHYKYNHRIQPILAVADKGWYILQNKTDNFLLGNHGYDNALAEMHPIFLAHGPAFRKNFTKEAMNSTDLYPLLCHLLNVTGMPHNGSFRNVQDLLTSATPRPTPYTPNPTLLHSSVKPGEDEHEESYAYFLGVSLGSILVIVFFIIFIKHLIRSQIPALPDIQAEIAQPLLQA, from the exons ATGAAGTATGGTGTTCATGTGAAGCAAgtcactaatatttttattacaaagacCTACCCTAACCATTATACTTTGGTAACTGGCCTCTTTGCAGAGAATCATGGGattgttgcaaatgacatgttTGACCCTATTTTGAATAAATCTTTCTCCTTGGATAACATGACTATTTATGATTCTGAGTTTTGGGAAGAAGCAACGCCAATATGGATCACAAATCAGAGGGCAGGACATTCTAGTGGTGCAGCCATGTGGCCTGGAGCAGatgtaaaaatacataatagCTTTCCTACGCACTATATGCCTTACAATGAGTCTGTTTCATTTGAAGATAGAGTTGCCAAGATTATTGAATGGTTTACGTCCAAAGAGCCCATAAATCTCGGTCTTCTTTACTGGGAAGATCCCGATGATATGGGCCACCATTTGGGACCTGAGAGTCCACTCATGGGGCCTGTCATTTCGGATATTGACAACAAGTTGGGATATCTCATACAAATGCTGAAAAAGGAAAAGCTGTGGAACATCCTGAACCTAATCATCACAAGTGATCATGGAATGACCCAGTGTTCTGAGGAAAGGATAATAGAACTTGATCAGTATGTGGATAAAGACCACTATATCCTGATTGACCAATCTCCAGTAGCAGCCATCTTGCCAAAAGAAG GTAAATTTGATGAAGTCTATGAAGCACTAGCTCGTGCTCATCCTAATCTTACTGTTTACAAAAAAGAAGAGATTCCAGAAAGATGGCATTACAAGTACAACCATCGAATTCAACCCATCCTAGCAGTGGCTGACAAAGGGTGGTATATTTTACAGAATAAGACAGATAATTTTCTGT tAGGCAACCACGGTTATGATAATGCGTTAGCCGAAATGCATCCAATATTTTTAGCCCACGGTCCTGCCTTCAGAAAGAATTTCACAAAAGAAGCCATGAACTCCACAGATCTGTACCCACTTCTCTGTCACCTCCTCAATGTCACGGGCATGCCACACAATGGATCATTCAGGAATGTCCAGGATCTGCTCACTTCAGCAACCCCAAGACCAACTCCTTACACACCAAATCCTACACTCCTCCATAGTAGTGTCAAGCCCGGAGAAGATGAGCACGAGGAGTCATATGCTTATTTCCTAGGGGTGTCTCTTGGCAGCATTTTGGtgattgtattttttataatcttcATTAAACATTTAATTCGCAGTCAGATACCTGCCTTACCAGATATACAGGCTGAAATAGCTCAACCATTATTACAAGCCTAA
- the ENPP5 gene encoding ectonucleotide pyrophosphatase/phosphodiesterase family member 5 isoform X1 — MTSKLLWVSFILAALILSITFSLQPDQQKVLLVSFDGFRWDYLYRVPTPHFHYVMKYGVHVKQVTNIFITKTYPNHYTLVTGLFAENHGIVANDMFDPILNKSFSLDNMTIYDSEFWEEATPIWITNQRAGHSSGAAMWPGADVKIHNSFPTHYMPYNESVSFEDRVAKIIEWFTSKEPINLGLLYWEDPDDMGHHLGPESPLMGPVISDIDNKLGYLIQMLKKEKLWNILNLIITSDHGMTQCSEERIIELDQYVDKDHYILIDQSPVAAILPKEGKFDEVYEALARAHPNLTVYKKEEIPERWHYKYNHRIQPILAVADKGWYILQNKTDNFLLGNHGYDNALAEMHPIFLAHGPAFRKNFTKEAMNSTDLYPLLCHLLNVTGMPHNGSFRNVQDLLTSATPRPTPYTPNPTLLHSSVKPGEDEHEESYAYFLGVSLGSILVIVFFIIFIKHLIRSQIPALPDIQAEIAQPLLQA; from the exons atgaCTTCAAAACTCCTCTGGGTATCCTTCATACTTGCTGCATTAATACTCTCGATTACATTTTCTCTCCAACCAGACCAGCAAAAGGTTCTACTGGTTTCATTTGATGGATTCCGTTGGGATTATTTATACAGAGTTCCAACACCCCATTTTCATTATGTTATGAAGTATGGTGTTCATGTGAAGCAAgtcactaatatttttattacaaagacCTACCCTAACCATTATACTTTGGTAACTGGCCTCTTTGCAGAGAATCATGGGattgttgcaaatgacatgttTGACCCTATTTTGAATAAATCTTTCTCCTTGGATAACATGACTATTTATGATTCTGAGTTTTGGGAAGAAGCAACGCCAATATGGATCACAAATCAGAGGGCAGGACATTCTAGTGGTGCAGCCATGTGGCCTGGAGCAGatgtaaaaatacataatagCTTTCCTACGCACTATATGCCTTACAATGAGTCTGTTTCATTTGAAGATAGAGTTGCCAAGATTATTGAATGGTTTACGTCCAAAGAGCCCATAAATCTCGGTCTTCTTTACTGGGAAGATCCCGATGATATGGGCCACCATTTGGGACCTGAGAGTCCACTCATGGGGCCTGTCATTTCGGATATTGACAACAAGTTGGGATATCTCATACAAATGCTGAAAAAGGAAAAGCTGTGGAACATCCTGAACCTAATCATCACAAGTGATCATGGAATGACCCAGTGTTCTGAGGAAAGGATAATAGAACTTGATCAGTATGTGGATAAAGACCACTATATCCTGATTGACCAATCTCCAGTAGCAGCCATCTTGCCAAAAGAAG GTAAATTTGATGAAGTCTATGAAGCACTAGCTCGTGCTCATCCTAATCTTACTGTTTACAAAAAAGAAGAGATTCCAGAAAGATGGCATTACAAGTACAACCATCGAATTCAACCCATCCTAGCAGTGGCTGACAAAGGGTGGTATATTTTACAGAATAAGACAGATAATTTTCTGT tAGGCAACCACGGTTATGATAATGCGTTAGCCGAAATGCATCCAATATTTTTAGCCCACGGTCCTGCCTTCAGAAAGAATTTCACAAAAGAAGCCATGAACTCCACAGATCTGTACCCACTTCTCTGTCACCTCCTCAATGTCACGGGCATGCCACACAATGGATCATTCAGGAATGTCCAGGATCTGCTCACTTCAGCAACCCCAAGACCAACTCCTTACACACCAAATCCTACACTCCTCCATAGTAGTGTCAAGCCCGGAGAAGATGAGCACGAGGAGTCATATGCTTATTTCCTAGGGGTGTCTCTTGGCAGCATTTTGGtgattgtattttttataatcttcATTAAACATTTAATTCGCAGTCAGATACCTGCCTTACCAGATATACAGGCTGAAATAGCTCAACCATTATTACAAGCCTAA